In Paroedura picta isolate Pp20150507F chromosome 1, Ppicta_v3.0, whole genome shotgun sequence, the following are encoded in one genomic region:
- the C1H6orf58 gene encoding protein LEG1 homolog — protein sequence MGLSDRAPARMRLPLCHLTHFLCVAILLGSALAETASPEGYEDAFPPLWHLAPGNLEEYPVQGNKTVIAAWNYRQRMGIYKIMLKHTSNYFAALGANNEENVLWGLPLQHGWQYKSGRLADPLHITSCGHKDGENLCISVHSWWACVNYALAIIPFLGALESGLFGVLPYEVEMLPPDEQKNNFCYNIMECNNQAPKVMAGWRDYFKYLSSTVRSSETFSFSKDEALKYMWKAHVLSLSYALPKCQNRLKFLSGPESGFAEDWSNAVDFIAATRFSTDQMNTNHFQTGLPTRKLLERDRALPIGDFTATQNKVLFLLSSLRKTNEKIGGTLLALWKMAMSTEAGRKVGRGLIESLI from the exons ATGGGCCTGTCAGACAGGGCACCTGCCAGGATGAGACTACCTCTTTGCCATCTCACTCACTTTCTTTGTGTTGCTATTTTACTTGGTTCAGCACTTGCAGAAACTGCGAGTCCAGAAGGCTACGAAGATGCTTTCCCTCCATTGTGGCACCTCGCTCCTGGAAACTTGGAGGAATACCCAGTGCAAGGCAATAAAACTGTGATTGCTGCCTGGAACTACAGGCAAAGAATGGGGATTTATAAAATAATGTTAAAGCATACAAGTAACTATTTTGCAGCACTCGGAGCCAATAATGAAGAGAATGTCCTCTGGGGGTTGCCACTGCAACATGGTTGGCAATACAAGTCTG GAAGACTAGCAGATCCGCTCCATATAACATCTTGTGGCCACAAAGATGGAGAAAATCTGTGCATATCTGTACACAGCTGGTGGGCTT GTGTAAATTATGCGCTAGCAATTATTCCATTTCTGGGTGCTCTAGAAAGTGGTTTGTTTGGAGTTTTACCATATGAGGTAGAAATGCTACCACCAGATGAACAAAAAAATAACTTTTGTTACAACATTATGGAATGCAACAATCAGGCACCAAAAGTTATGGCTGGGTGGAGGGATTACTTCAAG TATCTCTCGTCCACTGTAAGGAGCTCTGAAACATTTTCCTTCTCAAAAGATGAAGCATTGAAATACATGTGGAAAGCTcatgttctctccctctcttatGCACTTCCAAAGTGTCAAAATCG GCTAAAATTCCTGAGTGGCCCTGAAAGTGGTTTTGCAGAAGACTGGAGTAATGCAGTAGATTTCATTGCAGCCACACGTTTTTCCACAGACCAGATGAATACAAACCACTTCCAAACTGGATTACCAACACGAAAACTCCTTGAAAGAGATAGAGCCCTACCAATTGGTGACTTCACTGCTACACAGAATAAAGTGTTGTTTCTGCTTTCATCTCTTCGCAAGACAAATGAGAAAATAG GAGGAACTTTGCTGGCATTATGGAAAATGGCAATGTCTACAGAAGCTGGAAGAAAAGTAGGACGTGGCCTTATTGAAAGTTTGATTTAA